The following are encoded in a window of Bacillus xiapuensis genomic DNA:
- a CDS encoding response regulator transcription factor: protein MSESILIIEDEIGLIKMLKRLLDKEGFQEIYQAESGAEALSKVKEHEIGLILLDVMLPDTNGFDLCQQIREISDVPIIFLTARTTDMDKLTGFSMGGDDYITKPFNPLEVAARIKAILHRQRRTKLEAPQVFRTDRFVLHYDQAKLIVEGKEVNCPAKEFQLLKFMCQHPNQVFSVDHLYEHVWGDYSIVGKENTVMVHISRLRQKIEKDPKHPECLKNVRGLGYMLNAENQRSPQ from the coding sequence GTGAGTGAAAGTATACTCATTATAGAAGATGAAATAGGATTAATTAAAATGCTAAAACGATTGTTAGATAAGGAAGGATTCCAAGAGATCTATCAAGCGGAATCGGGTGCTGAAGCATTGAGTAAGGTTAAGGAACATGAGATTGGTCTAATATTGCTCGATGTCATGTTACCTGATACAAACGGTTTCGATTTGTGTCAGCAAATCAGAGAAATCTCAGATGTTCCCATTATCTTTTTAACAGCACGCACTACTGATATGGACAAATTAACTGGATTTTCTATGGGTGGCGATGATTATATAACGAAACCTTTCAACCCCCTTGAGGTCGCTGCCCGCATTAAGGCCATCTTACATCGGCAAAGACGAACAAAGCTGGAAGCGCCGCAAGTGTTCCGAACAGACCGTTTTGTTCTGCATTATGACCAAGCAAAGTTAATCGTAGAAGGAAAAGAAGTAAATTGCCCGGCTAAGGAGTTCCAATTACTTAAATTCATGTGTCAGCATCCCAATCAGGTTTTTAGCGTAGACCATCTATATGAACATGTTTGGGGAGATTATAGCATTGTAGGGAAAGAAAACACGGTCATGGTCCATATTAGTCGCCTGCGTCAAAAAATTGAAAAAGATCCCAAACATCCAGAGTGTTTAAAAAACGTCAGAGGTTTAGGTTATATGCTAAATGCCGAAAACCAAAGGAGTCCCCAATGA
- a CDS encoding ABC transporter ATP-binding protein: MLIEAQNISAAIGGRLVLDGESVQCKPGIMTALVGASGSGKTTLLHCLGLLLPVNKGSILIDGNDVTRCGTASRRRFWRDHAAFVLQDYGIMDEESVAFNVTMKASIIGRRVSGNKERLLHSLDQTGLKGRENELAGHLSGGEKQRLALSRAIYKDAHILFVDEPTASLDATNRRMVIALLADFAARGRTVIVSTHDSEMIAACGAMHQIGSSSSSH; the protein is encoded by the coding sequence ATGTTAATTGAAGCCCAAAACATTTCGGCAGCAATAGGTGGGCGGCTTGTACTTGACGGTGAGTCCGTTCAGTGCAAGCCCGGTATCATGACAGCCCTCGTTGGCGCAAGTGGATCTGGGAAAACGACTCTCCTTCACTGCCTCGGATTATTGCTTCCGGTGAATAAGGGAAGCATCCTGATTGACGGGAACGATGTCACAAGGTGCGGCACCGCGTCACGACGCCGGTTCTGGCGAGATCATGCGGCATTCGTACTTCAGGATTATGGCATTATGGATGAGGAGTCAGTTGCCTTCAATGTCACTATGAAGGCGAGCATCATAGGAAGGCGTGTCTCAGGAAACAAAGAACGGTTGCTGCATTCACTTGACCAGACAGGTCTTAAAGGCCGGGAAAATGAGTTGGCTGGACATCTGAGCGGAGGAGAGAAACAGCGTCTTGCCTTGTCTCGTGCTATCTATAAAGATGCTCATATCCTGTTTGTTGATGAACCGACTGCTTCACTGGATGCAACTAACCGTCGAATGGTCATCGCATTGCTTGCGGACTTTGCTGCGCGTGGCCGGACGGTCATCGTGTCTACGCATGATTCTGAGATGATTGCTGCGTGCGGCGCGATGCATCAGATCGGTTCGAGCAGTTCATCACATTAA
- a CDS encoding sensor histidine kinase → MKLETKISWILIIILLTMGAVFFITGFSVLSFLSIPLGIDGLVTYILFPLLIIGVLTWFGFVIDRQIRKPLFFFIRWIDQLSLGVFKMPDTIKNFSFNKMRVSPFWELKLKLDGLTQQLNAAEKERKELEETRKNWTSGVTHDLKTPLSYIKGYAAMLRSEHKWDEAEIKEFAKIIEEKSLYMEQLINDLSAVYEFDKMQIPLNLRTANLVAFVENVLKDLRQYPMADDYPIHLNVKDEGDILLSFDQTLLKRSLENFIMNAIYHNPRGTTISVSIETTEGSVLIGIKDDGIGMDDKTIQQLFNQYYRGTATDKSPLGSGLGMSIAKQFIEKQGGQIKVESELNKGTEINILFHC, encoded by the coding sequence ATGAAATTAGAAACTAAAATCTCATGGATACTAATAATAATTCTTCTAACCATGGGGGCTGTTTTTTTTATAACCGGTTTTTCAGTACTCAGCTTTTTGAGCATTCCTTTGGGAATTGATGGACTAGTGACCTATATTTTATTCCCGCTGCTAATCATTGGTGTGCTTACTTGGTTTGGCTTCGTTATCGACCGCCAAATTAGGAAGCCTCTTTTCTTCTTCATACGCTGGATTGATCAATTATCACTTGGGGTCTTTAAAATGCCCGACACAATAAAGAACTTCTCTTTCAATAAGATGAGGGTAAGTCCATTTTGGGAACTTAAATTAAAGCTGGACGGTTTAACACAGCAGCTTAATGCGGCAGAGAAAGAACGAAAAGAACTTGAAGAAACGCGAAAAAACTGGACCTCTGGAGTGACACATGACTTAAAAACGCCGTTATCATACATTAAAGGTTATGCAGCCATGCTTCGTTCCGAGCATAAATGGGATGAAGCAGAAATTAAGGAATTTGCTAAAATTATTGAAGAAAAATCATTATATATGGAACAGTTAATTAATGATTTAAGTGCTGTTTATGAGTTTGATAAAATGCAAATCCCTTTGAATTTGCGCACTGCAAATCTAGTCGCTTTTGTGGAAAATGTCTTGAAAGATCTTCGTCAGTATCCGATGGCCGATGACTATCCCATTCATTTAAACGTCAAGGATGAAGGCGATATTTTATTATCTTTCGATCAGACATTATTAAAAAGATCATTAGAAAATTTCATTATGAATGCTATTTATCATAATCCTCGGGGAACAACGATTTCTGTTTCCATTGAAACAACAGAAGGTTCGGTCCTAATAGGAATTAAAGACGATGGCATCGGCATGGATGACAAAACTATTCAACAGTTATTTAATCAATATTACCGAGGTACGGCGACGGACAAATCTCCTCTTGGCTCTGGACTAGGTATGTCTATTGCCAAGCAGTTTATTGAAAAACAAGGGGGACAGATTAAAGTCGAAAGTGAACTGAATAAAGGGACAGAGATCAATATTTTATTTCATTGCTAA